Genomic segment of Methanolobus mangrovi:
TCATCCTCGTCTTGTAGAGGCAATAAAGGATCAGGCAGAAAAACTGATGCACGTCTCCAACCTCTACTACACTGAACCGCAGGCGCAGCTTGCCGAGGAACTGGTGAATGTAACTGGGATGGACCGTGTATTCTTCTGTAACTCAGGTACCGAGGCAGTTGAAGCTGCAATGAAACTTGCAAGGGTCCATACCAAAAAGACTGATTTTATAGCTGTAGAGCATTCCTTCCACGGCCGTACCATGGGTGCCCTGAGCCTGACCTACAAGGATATGTATCGTGCTCCTTTCAAGCCTCTGGTTCAGGAAGAGATGTTCGTTCCTTTCGATGACGCACAGGCAATAGCAGATTCCATCACTCCTAATACGGCCGCGGTAATAGTTGAACCGATACAGGGTGAGGGCGGTATAAACGTGCCATCAGAAGGCTACCTGAAAGAAGTCCGCAAGATATGTGATGAAAATGAGACTCTCCTTATCTTTGATGAGGTACAGACAGGTTTCGGAAGGACTGGAACCTGGTTCTGCAAAGAACACTTCGGTGTTGAGCCTGATATCATGACAATGGCCAAGGCAATTGGTGGTGGATTCCCAATGGGCGCTATTGCTGCACGTGAAGGAGTTTCCTTCGGTCGTGGTGAACATGCCGCAACATTCGGAGGCAGTCCCCTGGCTTGCGCAGCGGCACTTGCATCTATTGAAATTATCCGTGAAGAGAATCTTATCAAGCACTCAAAGGAGATTGGTGAATATTTCCGTAATGAGCTATCAAACCTGTCTACTGAAGGACTTATTGAAGTCCGTGGAAAAGGTCTTATGCTGGGTGTTCAGTTCGACCGCAAATGTGCTGATCTGGTTGAGTATGGCCGCAAGAACGGTATACTTCTTAACTGTACATCAGAGACAGTTCTGCGTATCGCACCTCCTCTGGTTATTACGAAAGAGGAAATTGATAGGGTGGTGAATGTGCTTGAGCAGGCCTGAACTTATCAAAGATGTTGTTGCCTCAATTGCAGAATATGTTCCGGGAAGATCCATTGAGGAAATAGCAAAAAAATACAGCATCAATCCATCTGAGATTATCAAACTTGGTTCAAATGAGAATGTATTGGGTCCCTCTCCTCTGGCAGTTGAAGCTCTCGTATCCACTGCCACAAAGGTCAACATATATCCGTCAGCTGATGCATCAGAATTGGTGGATGCAATATCAGTCTACACAGGTCTTCCTGTAGAGAATATATGCGCTTCAGGACCCGGTATGGATGGCTTTCTCGATAATCTGATGAGGTTACTTATAACGCCTGGTGACGAGGTTGTATTACCAACTCCTACGTTCTCTTATTATGAGATTGCAGCCAGGGCGAATGGTGCTGTTGCCATCCATGTGGCTCCGGGCGACGAGCTTGAATTTGATGTGGCAGCAATAAAGGATGCTATCTCAGAAAATACAAAGGTTATCTTCCTCTGTTCCCCGAACAATCCTACTGGGAAACTAATGGAGGAAGCTGAAGTGCGTGACATTCTTGGGTCTACAAAGGGACTTGTATTCGTGGATGAGGCATATGTTGAATTTGCAGACCACAACCTCTCTCACCTGGTTGCAGAATATGATAATATCATCATCGGCAGAACTTTCTCCAAGGCATTCGGGCTTGCAGGACTGAGGATTGGATACGGACTTATGCCTGCCTGGTTGAAAACAGAGTACATGAAAATAGCAACTCCTTTCAATGTAAGTTATCCTGCAGTTATGGCTGGAGTAGCAGCTCTATCTGATAAAGATTATCTTGAAAAGAGTATTTCGTTCACAACTGAAGGACGTGCTTTTCTTGTAAAGAACATCCCTTTCAAGGTGTATGATTCACAGGCTAATTTCGTACTTGTTGATGTTTCGCCCCTGATTGCCAGGGATGTAGCAGAATCCCTTCTTAAAAAAGGTATCATTGTAAGAGATTGCAGGTCATTCAGGAATGCAGGTGATTCTCTGATCCGTGTGACTGTGGGAACGCAGGAACAAAATGAAAAAGTAGTTGCAGCCTTTAAGAAAGCAAAGGCTTGCAGTGATCAATAGATATTTTCTATTTTCATAAGTGGATAGTCAAGTTCTGTATCAAATGCCAGACTTACGTCCACTTTTGCACTTTTAAAGCTTGCAGTGATACTGACATCCAGCATACGGCCTTCAAGCTCACAATATCCATATTCACTGTTCAGCTTGGAACGGATCATATCCCTGTTGATGGAAACTGTGATATCTTCAACACATGGCTGAACAGAAATACTTTCCTGTATTGCTTTTTCAAGGCTGTCTACGGTTTTCAGATTCACAGGCGAGCCTGTGAATTGGTGGTAAAGGGCACCAAGTTTGATTCCTGCCTCGAAAAGTACATTATCCCTGTCTGTTATTACTTCGTTTTGCTGCATGATCTCCCTCATGTAGTTCTCTTGATTATGGGTGAAGCTACGTAAATTGCCATAAGCCCTGATAGCAATGTTGCCATTGTATGCGTGTAGCCGATGCCAAAATTATATGAAATTATTGTTGCTGCAAAGATCATTGTGAGTGGTATGAGTATCTTCTGATCTTTTGCTTTAAGGTATGTTATATTGCTTGCCATAAGGATTCCGAGTATCACTGCTATGGTGGCCATGATGTATATATCAAAGAATCGTTCTCCCATAAGCAGGTATGCGGACATGCCAATCCCTCCGGCGGTAATGGGCAGTCCTCTAAATGAATTCTGTCCCATGTGCATTGTGTTGAATCTGGCAAGCCTGAGAATCCCGCAAATAAAATAAAATATCAATGCAGGTAGAATCAGATATTTCATTCCGTTTTCTACAAAGGCGTACGTGATGACAACAGGTGCAACACCGAATGATATTACGTCAGCAAGAGAGTCCAGATTAGCTCCGATCTCACTGGATGAGAATTTCCTCGCAATATGTCCGTCAAGGCCATCTGCAACAGCAGCAATGAGTATGAGCAGTGGTGCAAGATATGTAAAACCATTCATCAGGAGGAGAATGGCCACTATTCCACACACTGCATTCACAAGAGTTACAAAATCGGATAATTTTAAAGTATGAAGTATGTGGTTCACGTCCTTTATCTTATTCTGGCGATCACGGTCTCGCCGGCAAATACTCTGTCACCTTCTTTAGTTAGAATTTCAAAGTTCTCCGGAATGGTCACATCAACTCTTGATCCAAAACGAATCATTCCGAAGCGCTGTCCCTGCTGCATATAGTCTCCTTCAGTGACATAGGATACAATTCTTCTGGTAACCGTTCCGGCAATCTGTATAACCTCCACAATCCCATGTTCGGTTTCTATAAGGATGTGGTTTCTCTCATTACGGTGGGAGTCTTTACAGAATGCGGGGATGTATCCTCCTTTTTTGTGTTCTATTGTTTGAACCTTTCCATTGATGGGTGCCCTGTTAACATGCACATTCTGAAAGTTCATAAATATGCATATCTTTCTGCCCCTTATGTCAACGATCTTTCCGTCTGCAGGTGAGAGCATATAACTATCATGTTCCTTTATCTCCCTTTCAGGGTCTCTGAAGAAAAGGAGGAAAAAGACTGTTACAGATATAGCCAGTATCGCCAGTTTTCCTGTATATGGAATTTCATATAGGAGGTATGCAAGGGAACTGACCAAACCTACAGTAATGGATGTGATAATCCAGGGAAAAGAACCTTTTGCAAGCATTTATTGGTTTCCTACTACTTTATAGAATAGCTTCTGAACGAACCTGGTAACCAAAAGCCAGATTCCTTCAATAAGGTCTATGAGTTCAGGCAAAATACGCATGACTGCATATGCAACTACAAACAATGCAATACCTGACCCGATTTTTGCGATAGTATTATGGGCGATATCAAAGCTACTTGGGCCAAACCACTGATATCCATAGGCTGCGATTACAAAAGCATCCCTTATTAGATTCAATATGTAGATTACGGGTACGGATACCATGAATGCAGCGGCAAGCTTCTTGAATGGTGCATTTACGGATACAATAAGGCCGATAAAAAGTGCTATACTTTCAATGGCTGTGCAGGCAAGTATGATCTCTACCTGATATCCCTCCAGTGCTATCTTGTTCCATGCAACCATTTTAGCAGGTACGCCAAAGGAATGTAACATCCATAGTACATTATCTGTTACCTGGCCTATTATCCAGACATTCAGGACATCCATCTGTGCAAAAGGGAAATAGAACAGGGAGCCAAGTGCGGTTGCACTGGTTGCCATTGATGTTATGTCAGGTCTTGGAATATTTTCATTATTGTGGTATTCTTTGACCATAGTATGTGCTATAATCAAGCACACGGCTCCTACGGTAATGACAAGGGCTACGTTGAAGTAATCCCCAATCTCAATATAGTGTATCGGCTGGTAGAACCAGTGTATGGAGAAAAATCCCCATCCCGTTGCAGATAATAATCTGCGCGTCTTCATATTTTTAGGTATTATTGACCCCAAAAGCATAAAAACAACAGCAATCCATAGAATATTCTCGATCATTTAAGCACACCTTTAATAGGTATGGCTTCTATATATTTGATGTAGTCTATTAAGTTTTTGTTCCTCATGCCCTTCAATACCCCTAAACTTACAGTTGATGCAGTAATCATATTGAATAGGAAAATTGTTCTGATCGAACGAAAAAACCCTCCGTTTCAAGGAAAATTTGCTCTTCCTGGTGGTTTTGTCGATGTCGGTGAAACAACTGAAAAGGCTGTTGAACGTGAGGTTCTTGAAGAAACAGGGCTTACAATAGAAATAGTTAAGTTACTTGGAGTATATTCTGAGCCTTCGCGTGATCCTCGCGGACACACGGTAAGCATAGTCTATCTGGTACTGGGGGAAGGTATCCCAAAAGCTGATTCGGATGCCAATGGAGTGTATTTATTCGATCTTCAGAACATGCCAGAAATGGCTTTTGACCATAACTTAATAATAGAAAATGCGAGAAGTGATATTTATGGAATTTTGTCCAGAATGTAAAAGTATGATGGTCCCGGCAGGTGAATCCTTTAAGTGCAGAAAGTGTGGTCATGTTAAAGGTAAGCAAGCTGGTTCAGAGGCTTTGTTGTCCAAAGCATCAAGGGAAAAGAGAGAGGTTACTGTTCTTGAAGGTAACACAGATCAGGGGCTCCCCACAACTACTGCCAGATGTGACGAATGTGGTCATAACATTGCTTATTGGTGGTTGCGCCAATTAAGGTCTGCAGATGAATCAGAGACGCGCTTTTTCAAGTGTACTAAATGTGGATGTACCTGGCGTGAATATGACTGAACTCTGATACTTATGGTATCATTGTTTGGTTGCACATATATTTAAAAGAAAACTTATATTACTTATTAGATATAATCTCCTAAAAATTAAATTTATTGGTGGCGAATTAGATGTTCAAGGCAACTATTGATGCAGATATATTAAAAACTGCGATTGAAACTCTTTCGGTTCTTGTTGATGAAGCAAGGTTCAGGATATCTCCTGAGGGAATGTCTGTCCGGGCTGTGGACCCTGCAAACGTAGCCATGGTCAGTTTTGAACTTGGTTCAAGTGCTTTTGATGAGTTCAGTGCTGATGATTGTGAGATTGGCATGGACCTGTCAAAGATCAATGATATTTTCAGTGTTGCAGGCAAGGACGAGAAAGTTATCATGGAACTTGATGAGATGTCCCAGAAAATGTCACTGCATCTTGGCGGACTTTCTTACACTCTTGCATTGCTCGATCCTTCAACTATCAGGGCAGAACCAAGAATTCCTCAACTTGAGCTTCCAGCTGAGGTTGTACTTAATGGTAAGGAACTTCAGAGAGCTGTCAAAGCTGCTGAGAAGATCAGCGACCACATGTTGCTTGGAATTGATGGCGATGTATTCTATATGGAAGCAGAAGGGGATACTGACCGCGTTCGCCTTGACATGGCCCGTGATAAGCTTATTGACATGAAGGTTGGCGAAGCACGTTCCCTGTTCTCATTGGACTATCTCTCTGATATTGTGAAACCAGCATCTCGTTCCAACGAGATTACAATTGAGATTGGAAAGGATTTTCCTGTAAAGATCTCTTTCTCCATTGCAAACGGCGCAGGAAAAGTAGGTTATCTTCTGGCTCCAAGGATCGAATCTGACTGATCTATGGATGAAAAGGACTTTGCATTATATCCATACATTTCCGAGGCATCCTCACATGTAAGGGGCCTCGGAATAGCTCTTGATCGCCTGGTTACGTCCAGGGCCATGGAATCAGCACGTGTTCGTGGCAAAGAGCGTGTTTTACAGGCGATATCAGGTGAACTTATAAAACCAAACCTTTCCATTTCGGATGAACAGAAGATCCTTTTGGAATTACTTTCCTATCCATTTTCAAGGATACTTGTTTCCTCTATCGATGATTCTTTCCTGACACGGAGATATTGTCTTGCCGAAGCAGTTGCTTCCTATAGGCTTTTAAAGACACAAAACCTTGCTTTTCTCAGAGAATTTGCTTCAGATTTCGGCATTTTTCCGGATGAAACTGAAAATGGTTTCAAAATCCACTTTACATCGTATATCCGTATGGCAAGCTCTCTAAAAGCAATAGAATGGAAACTCGTCAATCGAAAACTTGATCATGGGAATGTGAATGTTTCAAAGGAAGAGTTTGCCCGTCTTTTGCAGGAACTTATAAAAAACCGTGTTGAGCAAAATTTGCCTATGCCAGTTGATGATGAACTGGTCAAGGCGTGTGAGTCATATCTTGGTGAGATTCGGGAAGCTCTGGAAGAGCAGAAGAGTACTTTTGGTGAATCTGAATTTGAATCAGTTGAAACAGATATTTTCCCTCCATGCATAACTCATGCTATCGCTAATACACAGGCTGGTGTGAATCTCGCACATTCTATGCGATTTGCGATGACTGCTTTTCTCCTTACAATAGGCATGACGGTTGATGACATCATGAACCTCTTTACCGCATCTCCTGATTTTGATATTGAGAAAGCCAGGTATCAGGTAGAGCATATTGCCGGTTCATCTGGTACACATTACAAGCCTCCGTCATGCTCAACGATGCAGACCTATGGCAACTGTTATGCTCCGGATGAAATGTGCAAGAAGATAAGCCATCCGCTTAATTATTACAGTCGCAAGCTATGGTTCCGTAGAAGGGATATGCAAAACGGTAAAGAAGAATCCGTATCTGAAAAACCAACAACAGAATGATTCATCTGAAAATTATGGTGATAACTCTCTGTTTTATGGGAAAAGCAAATTCATTGTCCATCGGTCGGCTTAAACTCATTTAGCATCATGGAAGTAATCTGGTGTCTGACCTGCTCACGACG
This window contains:
- a CDS encoding acetylornithine transaminase, encoding MEQDYISSSSDSQSIFDKDSKYVMQTYGRQPIVIASGKGSIVYDIEGREYIDCVAGIAVNNVGHCHPRLVEAIKDQAEKLMHVSNLYYTEPQAQLAEELVNVTGMDRVFFCNSGTEAVEAAMKLARVHTKKTDFIAVEHSFHGRTMGALSLTYKDMYRAPFKPLVQEEMFVPFDDAQAIADSITPNTAAVIVEPIQGEGGINVPSEGYLKEVRKICDENETLLIFDEVQTGFGRTGTWFCKEHFGVEPDIMTMAKAIGGGFPMGAIAAREGVSFGRGEHAATFGGSPLACAAALASIEIIREENLIKHSKEIGEYFRNELSNLSTEGLIEVRGKGLMLGVQFDRKCADLVEYGRKNGILLNCTSETVLRIAPPLVITKEEIDRVVNVLEQA
- the hisC gene encoding histidinol-phosphate transaminase, whose amino-acid sequence is MCLSRPELIKDVVASIAEYVPGRSIEEIAKKYSINPSEIIKLGSNENVLGPSPLAVEALVSTATKVNIYPSADASELVDAISVYTGLPVENICASGPGMDGFLDNLMRLLITPGDEVVLPTPTFSYYEIAARANGAVAIHVAPGDELEFDVAAIKDAISENTKVIFLCSPNNPTGKLMEEAEVRDILGSTKGLVFVDEAYVEFADHNLSHLVAEYDNIIIGRTFSKAFGLAGLRIGYGLMPAWLKTEYMKIATPFNVSYPAVMAGVAALSDKDYLEKSISFTTEGRAFLVKNIPFKVYDSQANFVLVDVSPLIARDVAESLLKKGIIVRDCRSFRNAGDSLIRVTVGTQEQNEKVVAAFKKAKACSDQ
- a CDS encoding dihydroneopterin aldolase family protein; translated protein: MREIMQQNEVITDRDNVLFEAGIKLGALYHQFTGSPVNLKTVDSLEKAIQESISVQPCVEDITVSINRDMIRSKLNSEYGYCELEGRMLDVSITASFKSAKVDVSLAFDTELDYPLMKIENIY
- a CDS encoding archaetidylserine synthase, whose protein sequence is MNHILHTLKLSDFVTLVNAVCGIVAILLLMNGFTYLAPLLILIAAVADGLDGHIARKFSSSEIGANLDSLADVISFGVAPVVITYAFVENGMKYLILPALIFYFICGILRLARFNTMHMGQNSFRGLPITAGGIGMSAYLLMGERFFDIYIMATIAVILGILMASNITYLKAKDQKILIPLTMIFAATIISYNFGIGYTHTMATLLSGLMAIYVASPIIKRTT
- a CDS encoding phosphatidylserine decarboxylase: MLAKGSFPWIITSITVGLVSSLAYLLYEIPYTGKLAILAISVTVFFLLFFRDPEREIKEHDSYMLSPADGKIVDIRGRKICIFMNFQNVHVNRAPINGKVQTIEHKKGGYIPAFCKDSHRNERNHILIETEHGIVEVIQIAGTVTRRIVSYVTEGDYMQQGQRFGMIRFGSRVDVTIPENFEILTKEGDRVFAGETVIARIR
- the artA gene encoding archaeosortase A, yielding MIENILWIAVVFMLLGSIIPKNMKTRRLLSATGWGFFSIHWFYQPIHYIEIGDYFNVALVITVGAVCLIIAHTMVKEYHNNENIPRPDITSMATSATALGSLFYFPFAQMDVLNVWIIGQVTDNVLWMLHSFGVPAKMVAWNKIALEGYQVEIILACTAIESIALFIGLIVSVNAPFKKLAAAFMVSVPVIYILNLIRDAFVIAAYGYQWFGPSSFDIAHNTIAKIGSGIALFVVAYAVMRILPELIDLIEGIWLLVTRFVQKLFYKVVGNQ
- a CDS encoding NUDIX hydrolase encodes the protein MPFNTPKLTVDAVIILNRKIVLIERKNPPFQGKFALPGGFVDVGETTEKAVEREVLEETGLTIEIVKLLGVYSEPSRDPRGHTVSIVYLVLGEGIPKADSDANGVYLFDLQNMPEMAFDHNLIIENARSDIYGILSRM
- a CDS encoding transcription factor S, yielding MEFCPECKSMMVPAGESFKCRKCGHVKGKQAGSEALLSKASREKREVTVLEGNTDQGLPTTTARCDECGHNIAYWWLRQLRSADESETRFFKCTKCGCTWREYD
- the pcn gene encoding proliferating cell nuclear antigen (pcna), with the translated sequence MFKATIDADILKTAIETLSVLVDEARFRISPEGMSVRAVDPANVAMVSFELGSSAFDEFSADDCEIGMDLSKINDIFSVAGKDEKVIMELDEMSQKMSLHLGGLSYTLALLDPSTIRAEPRIPQLELPAEVVLNGKELQRAVKAAEKISDHMLLGIDGDVFYMEAEGDTDRVRLDMARDKLIDMKVGEARSLFSLDYLSDIVKPASRSNEITIEIGKDFPVKISFSIANGAGKVGYLLAPRIESD
- the priL gene encoding DNA primase regulatory subunit PriL, yielding MDEKDFALYPYISEASSHVRGLGIALDRLVTSRAMESARVRGKERVLQAISGELIKPNLSISDEQKILLELLSYPFSRILVSSIDDSFLTRRYCLAEAVASYRLLKTQNLAFLREFASDFGIFPDETENGFKIHFTSYIRMASSLKAIEWKLVNRKLDHGNVNVSKEEFARLLQELIKNRVEQNLPMPVDDELVKACESYLGEIREALEEQKSTFGESEFESVETDIFPPCITHAIANTQAGVNLAHSMRFAMTAFLLTIGMTVDDIMNLFTASPDFDIEKARYQVEHIAGSSGTHYKPPSCSTMQTYGNCYAPDEMCKKISHPLNYYSRKLWFRRRDMQNGKEESVSEKPTTE